Proteins from one Gossypium raimondii isolate GPD5lz chromosome 8, ASM2569854v1, whole genome shotgun sequence genomic window:
- the LOC105792500 gene encoding LOW QUALITY PROTEIN: 60S ribosomal protein L18-3 (The sequence of the model RefSeq protein was modified relative to this genomic sequence to represent the inferred CDS: inserted 1 base in 1 codon; substituted 1 base at 1 genomic stop codon) — protein MGIDLVAGGKSKKSKRTAPKSDDIYLKLLVKLYRFLVRRAGSNFNAVILKRLFMRKVNKPPLSLSRLIQFMNXKEDKIGVVVGTVTDDIRVYEVPALTVTALRFTETARARIEKAGGECLTFDQLALRAPLGQNTISILPLHFVLLRGPKNAREAVKHFGPAPGVPHSHSKPYVRSKGRKFEXARGRRNSKGFRV, from the exons ATG GGGATTGATTTGGTTGCAGGAGGTAAGAGCAAGAAGTCCAAAAGGACAGCTCCCAAATCCGATGATATTTACCTTAAACTTCTCGTCAAG CTTTATCGTTTCCTTGTAAGAAGAGCTGGGAGCAACTTCAATGCTGTGATATTGAAACGCTTGTTTATGCGCAAAGTTAACAAGCCTCCACTATCTCTGTCTAGGCTTATTCAATTCATGAATTGAAAG GAGGATAAGATTGGTGTTGTAGTGGGGACTGTGACAGATGATATTAGGGTTTATGAGGTTCCAGCTTTGACGGTTACAGCTCTTAGGTTTACTGAGACTGCTAGAGCTAGGATTGAGAAGGCTGGTGGGGAATGCTTGACTTTTGATCAGCTTGCTTTGAGGGCTCCTTTGGGTCAGAACACGATATCAATCCTTCCCTTGCATTTT GTGCTACTGCGAGGTCCAAAGAACGCTCGTGAAGCAGTTAAACACTTTGGTCCAGCACCTGGTGTGCCTCACAGCCATTCTAAGCCTTATGTGCGGTCAAAGGGGAGGAAGTTCG GGGCTAGAGGAAGAAGGAATAGcaagggatttagggtttaa